A single Pseudomonas putida DNA region contains:
- a CDS encoding amidohydrolase family protein codes for MIARALACMLLSGWLCQAAQARDYRYSDAHLHYVDFFQETEGMTALIKAMDQAGVEHSMISGIPVAKKWHEDEPKRPRYYAGDDADAYWYSATDTYVAAALEKLPAEQRKRFYPFLTGFNPVDKNAVSHIERMLELNPGLWQGIGEVFTRHDDLTALTSGDTPRANNEAMTRIYHLAAEHDMPVLLHSNITSKRERNPLYLAEIEEPLRNHPHTRFIWAHAGSSAEIHRHQTRMDFLLPVLTRLLADYPNLYVDLSWSVLEPYLLDEQGVPRKEWVALVERHPDRFMLGSDVVGRFGSLGEQMHGFRPFLDALPEEVANKVARNNFLAVLPGQH; via the coding sequence ATGATTGCCAGAGCGTTGGCCTGCATGCTGTTGTCTGGCTGGCTATGCCAGGCGGCACAGGCCCGTGACTACCGCTACAGCGATGCCCATTTGCACTACGTGGACTTCTTCCAGGAGACCGAGGGCATGACGGCGCTGATCAAGGCCATGGATCAGGCGGGTGTCGAGCATTCGATGATTTCTGGTATTCCGGTAGCTAAGAAGTGGCACGAAGACGAGCCCAAGCGCCCGCGCTATTACGCCGGCGACGACGCTGATGCCTATTGGTATAGCGCCACCGATACCTATGTAGCTGCCGCATTGGAAAAGCTGCCGGCCGAGCAGCGAAAACGTTTCTATCCCTTTCTGACCGGCTTCAATCCGGTGGACAAGAATGCCGTCAGCCATATCGAGCGCATGCTCGAACTTAACCCGGGGCTGTGGCAAGGGATCGGCGAGGTGTTTACCCGGCATGACGACCTGACTGCGCTGACCAGTGGCGATACGCCGCGGGCCAATAACGAGGCGATGACCCGTATCTATCACCTGGCGGCGGAACACGACATGCCGGTGTTGCTGCATTCGAACATCACTTCCAAGCGTGAGCGTAATCCGCTGTACCTGGCCGAGATCGAGGAGCCGCTGCGCAATCATCCGCATACCCGTTTCATCTGGGCGCATGCAGGGAGCAGCGCAGAGATCCATCGGCATCAGACCCGAATGGACTTTTTGCTGCCGGTGCTGACGCGATTGCTGGCGGACTACCCGAATTTATATGTGGACTTGTCGTGGAGTGTGCTGGAGCCCTATTTGCTGGATGAACAGGGCGTGCCGCGCAAGGAGTGGGTGGCGCTGGTCGAGCGGCATCCGGACCGGTTCATGCTGGGGTCGGATGTGGTGGGGCGGTTTGGCAGTCTTGGGGAGCAGATGCACGGTTTCAGGCCGTTTCTGGATGCCTTGCCGGAAGAGGTGGCCAACAAGGTGGCCCGGAATAACTTCCTGGCTGTATTGCCCGGGCAGCATTGA
- a CDS encoding pirin family protein encodes MSSPLIIRPRAESVEGQPILRPLPSAQCRSVGPFVFFDHMLETDYAPGHGMDIRQHPHIGLSTLTYLFEGAILHKDSLGSEQRVLPGDVSWMTAGKGVAHVERTPADALAHGSRLHGLQVWLASPQALEQGEPSYSHHPAASLPVSDNLGVRICMIAGSGFCLESPVPVLSPTLYAHVLMQPATTLVVPDEHAQRALYLLDGELFMDGEQVEACSLIVLAEGEEVTLYAEEECQLVLIGGEPLDGPRRMNWNFVASDVELIEQARAKWAAGDWPTVPGETSRIELPR; translated from the coding sequence ATGAGCAGCCCCCTGATCATCCGCCCACGCGCCGAGTCGGTCGAGGGCCAGCCGATCCTGCGCCCGCTGCCCTCGGCCCAGTGCCGCAGCGTCGGCCCGTTCGTGTTCTTCGACCATATGCTCGAGACCGACTATGCGCCGGGCCATGGCATGGATATCCGCCAGCACCCGCACATTGGCCTGTCCACCCTGACTTATCTGTTCGAAGGTGCGATCCTGCACAAGGACAGCCTTGGCTCGGAACAGCGCGTACTGCCTGGTGATGTGAGCTGGATGACCGCCGGCAAAGGGGTGGCGCATGTCGAGCGTACACCTGCGGACGCCCTGGCCCATGGCTCACGCTTGCATGGGCTGCAGGTGTGGCTGGCCTCGCCCCAGGCACTCGAACAAGGCGAACCGAGCTACAGCCACCACCCCGCAGCGAGCTTGCCGGTCAGCGACAACCTGGGCGTGCGTATCTGCATGATTGCCGGCAGCGGGTTCTGCCTGGAGTCACCGGTGCCGGTGCTCTCCCCTACTCTTTATGCGCATGTGCTGATGCAGCCGGCCACTACCTTGGTAGTACCTGACGAACATGCGCAGCGGGCGCTGTATCTGCTCGACGGCGAGCTGTTCATGGACGGCGAGCAGGTCGAGGCCTGTAGCCTGATCGTGCTGGCGGAAGGGGAAGAGGTCACGCTGTATGCCGAGGAGGAGTGCCAGCTGGTGCTGATTGGCGGCGAGCCGCTGGATGGGCCGCGGCGGATGAACTGGAATTTTGTGGCCAGTGATGTGGAACTGATCGAGCAGGCACGAGCCAAGTGGGCGGCGGGGGATTGGCCGACAGTCCCCGGGGAAACGTCGAGAATCGAGTTGCCTCGCTGA
- a CDS encoding dienelactone hydrolase family protein, which produces MSKVIVESLVYHLSGKTYESRLVYEPGALPKPGLVMAPNWMGIGEGAERIAKEVAEKGYVVLIADLYGQSVRPSNADEAGAAMMPLKNDRAELRKRMNEALSQLLAQSKALLEPGKVATFGFCFGGCCALELARTGADLRAAVSFHGTLDTPNPEDAKRIKGSVLVLHGAADPLVPKEQLPAFEEEMNAAKVDWQLLSYGGAVHSFTDPNANVPGKMQYDRRTSERAFRSMHNLLTEVFQR; this is translated from the coding sequence ATGAGCAAGGTAATCGTCGAATCGCTGGTCTATCACCTGTCCGGCAAGACCTATGAGAGCCGCCTGGTCTACGAGCCGGGTGCGCTGCCAAAGCCCGGCCTGGTGATGGCGCCGAACTGGATGGGTATTGGCGAAGGCGCCGAGCGCATTGCCAAGGAAGTGGCCGAAAAGGGTTACGTGGTGCTGATTGCCGACCTGTATGGGCAGTCGGTACGCCCGTCCAATGCGGATGAGGCTGGTGCGGCGATGATGCCGCTGAAAAATGACCGGGCCGAGCTGCGCAAGCGGATGAACGAGGCGTTGTCGCAGCTGCTGGCGCAGTCCAAGGCGTTGCTGGAGCCGGGCAAGGTCGCCACCTTCGGCTTCTGCTTCGGCGGTTGCTGCGCCCTGGAACTGGCGCGTACCGGTGCCGACTTGAGGGCGGCGGTGTCGTTCCACGGCACGCTTGATACGCCGAACCCGGAAGACGCCAAGCGCATCAAGGGCTCGGTGCTGGTGCTGCATGGCGCTGCCGATCCGCTGGTGCCGAAGGAGCAACTGCCGGCGTTCGAGGAGGAGATGAATGCGGCCAAGGTGGATTGGCAGTTGCTGAGCTACGGCGGTGCGGTGCATTCGTTCACTGACCCGAATGCCAATGTGCCGGGTAAGATGCAGTATGACCGCCGCACCTCGGAGCGCGCGTTCCGCTCGATGCACAACCTGCTCACCGAAGTGTTCCAGCGCTGA
- the htpG gene encoding molecular chaperone HtpG, with protein sequence MSVETQKETLGFQTEVKQLLHLMIHSLYSNKEIFLRELISNASDAADKLRFEALAKPELLEGDADLKIRLSFDKDAGTVTLEDNGIGMSREDVIAHLGTIAKSGTADFMKNLTGDQKKDSHLIGQFGVGFYSAFIVADKVDVYSRRAGQPAAEGVHWSSKGEGEFEVATIDKPQRGTRIVLHLKKDEQEFADGWRLRNVVKKYSDHIALPIELPKEQAEAAEGEEKPAQEWETVNRASALWTRSRSEVKDEEYQEFYKHIGHDFENPLAWSHNKVEGKLEYNSLLYVPARAPFDLYQREAPRGLKLYVQRVFIMDQAESFLPLYLRFIKGVVDSNDLSLNVSREILQKDPIIDSMKTALTKRVLDMLEKLAKNEPEQYKGFWKNFGQVLKEGPAEDFANKEKIAGLLRFASTQDDSGEQSVALADYLARAKEGQDKIYYLTGESYAQVKNSPHLEVFRKKGIEVLLLTDRIDEWLMSYLSEFDGKAFVDVARGDLDLGKLDSEEDKKAQEEVAKDKEGLVERLKGALGDSVAEVRVSHRLTDSPAILAIGEQDLGLQMRQILEASGQKVPDSKPIFEFNPTHPLIEKLDNEQSEDRFAELSHILFDQAALAAGDSLKDPAAYVRRLNKLLVELSA encoded by the coding sequence ATGAGTGTGGAGACTCAAAAAGAAACGCTGGGCTTCCAGACCGAGGTGAAGCAACTGCTGCACCTCATGATCCATTCGCTGTACTCGAACAAGGAGATCTTCCTCCGTGAGCTGATCTCCAACGCCTCCGACGCCGCCGACAAGCTGCGCTTCGAGGCCCTGGCCAAGCCAGAGCTGCTCGAGGGCGACGCCGACCTGAAGATCCGCCTGAGCTTCGACAAGGACGCCGGTACCGTGACCCTCGAGGACAACGGCATCGGCATGAGCCGCGAAGATGTCATTGCCCACCTGGGTACCATCGCCAAGTCCGGCACCGCCGACTTCATGAAGAACCTCACCGGTGACCAGAAGAAGGATTCGCACCTGATCGGTCAGTTCGGTGTGGGCTTCTATTCGGCCTTCATCGTCGCCGACAAGGTCGACGTCTACAGCCGCCGCGCCGGCCAGCCTGCCGCCGAAGGCGTGCATTGGTCGTCCAAGGGTGAGGGCGAGTTCGAAGTCGCCACCATCGACAAGCCGCAGCGCGGCACCCGCATCGTTCTGCACCTGAAGAAGGACGAGCAGGAATTCGCCGATGGCTGGCGCCTGCGCAACGTGGTCAAGAAGTACTCCGACCACATTGCCCTGCCGATCGAGCTGCCCAAGGAGCAGGCCGAAGCCGCCGAGGGTGAAGAAAAGCCCGCGCAGGAATGGGAAACCGTCAACCGCGCCAGCGCCCTGTGGACCCGTTCGCGCTCCGAAGTGAAGGACGAGGAATACCAGGAGTTCTACAAGCACATCGGCCATGACTTCGAGAACCCGCTGGCCTGGAGCCACAACAAGGTCGAAGGCAAGCTCGAATACAACTCGCTGCTGTATGTGCCGGCCCGTGCACCGTTCGACCTGTACCAGCGCGAAGCACCGCGCGGCCTGAAGCTGTATGTGCAGCGCGTGTTCATCATGGACCAGGCCGAGTCGTTCCTGCCGCTGTACCTGCGCTTCATCAAGGGTGTGGTCGACTCCAATGACCTGTCGCTGAACGTATCCCGCGAAATTCTGCAGAAAGACCCGATCATCGATTCGATGAAGACCGCGCTGACCAAGCGTGTGCTGGACATGCTGGAGAAGCTGGCCAAGAACGAGCCTGAGCAGTACAAGGGCTTCTGGAAAAACTTCGGCCAGGTGCTGAAGGAAGGCCCGGCTGAAGACTTCGCCAACAAGGAAAAAATCGCTGGCCTGCTGCGCTTCGCCTCCACCCAGGACGACAGCGGCGAGCAGAGCGTTGCCCTGGCCGATTACCTGGCCCGCGCCAAGGAAGGCCAGGACAAGATCTACTACCTCACCGGCGAGTCTTACGCGCAGGTCAAGAACAGCCCGCACCTGGAAGTCTTCCGCAAGAAGGGTATCGAGGTACTGCTGCTGACCGACCGTATCGACGAGTGGCTGATGAGCTACCTCAGCGAGTTCGACGGCAAGGCATTCGTCGACGTCGCCCGTGGCGACCTGGACCTGGGCAAGCTGGACTCGGAAGAGGACAAGAAGGCCCAGGAAGAAGTGGCCAAGGACAAGGAAGGCCTGGTAGAGCGCCTGAAAGGTGCGCTGGGTGACAGCGTGGCCGAAGTGCGCGTGTCGCACCGCCTGACCGACTCGCCGGCGATCCTGGCCATTGGCGAACAGGACCTTGGCCTGCAGATGCGCCAGATCCTGGAAGCCAGCGGGCAGAAGGTGCCGGACTCGAAGCCGATCTTCGAATTCAACCCGACTCACCCGTTGATCGAGAAGCTGGACAACGAGCAGAGCGAAGACCGTTTCGCCGAGCTGTCGCACATCCTCTTCGATCAGGCCGCGCTGGCGGCTGGTGACAGCCTGAAGGACCCGGCGGCTTACGTTCGTCGCCTGAACAAGCTGCTGGTCGAGCTGTCTGCTTGA
- a CDS encoding PaaI family thioesterase, which translates to MIPEDVRQQLNAAHAVGDYGPLLALIPYAGLIGIECQRDGDDLLFRLPASQDNIGNPLLPAIHGGVIAGFMELSAALYLLIYSESASIPKIIDFSIDYLRAGHFRDTYAQCQLWRQGRRVTNVAITAWQADRQSPIATARAHFKIEPEKPLKSSGQPPSA; encoded by the coding sequence ATGATCCCTGAAGACGTCCGCCAGCAGTTGAACGCGGCTCACGCGGTTGGTGACTACGGTCCCTTGCTGGCCTTGATCCCATACGCCGGCCTGATCGGCATCGAGTGCCAGCGCGATGGCGACGACTTGCTGTTCCGCCTGCCGGCCAGCCAGGACAACATCGGCAACCCGTTGCTGCCGGCCATCCATGGTGGCGTCATTGCCGGCTTCATGGAGCTTTCTGCTGCCCTGTACCTGCTGATCTACAGCGAGAGTGCGAGCATTCCGAAGATCATCGATTTCTCCATCGACTACCTGCGTGCCGGGCATTTTCGCGATACCTACGCCCAGTGCCAGCTGTGGCGTCAGGGGCGGCGGGTGACCAACGTCGCCATCACTGCCTGGCAGGCAGACCGGCAGTCGCCGATCGCCACCGCTCGTGCACATTTCAAGATCGAACCGGAAAAGCCCTTGAAATCGTCCGGGCAGCCCCCATCTGCATGA